The sequence below is a genomic window from Scatophagus argus isolate fScaArg1 chromosome 8, fScaArg1.pri, whole genome shotgun sequence.
ttttcattactattatttgttattttgtattttgtatggtgcacaggagagagaaaaattcaGAGTCAAATTCtttgtatggtcacacgtacttggcaaataaagctgattatgATTCTGATTCTATAATCTCACATTCTATAATTCTGATTCTATAATTTCCAACAGTGTCTGCAAAAAACTTAGCATTATAAACTTTGTTAAGGGATTTTTGATAGCAAATACCCTTTTGAAGATATAACTGACCCCAAATATAAGTATTGCCTCTATGCAGGATGACCTGCTGCATAGTTCTCTTTGTGAATCACTCAAACAAATGcatattagtatttttttttttttcatgtgtgaatgCTGTATGGTCATTTCATTGATCTGTCACCACCATCAAATGTGCTGTCCAATTTGTGGTAAACAGAGACATGTCAAAATGCCTGCTGTGCAATCAGTGCTGTGCCATGAAGGGCTCTGAATGTGATCAGGAGGATCTTGAAGTGAATCCTGGTGCACACAGCAAGGCAGTGTAAATGGGAAACAACAGGGGTAACATGCTGTCTCTGTTATCTGTGAAGGGCCTCATTGCTGCTGTCTGAACAAAGTAAAGTAGAGCAATTGCAGACTCGAGTTACACTAATCCAGGAGGGAACAGATAAAAACATGATTCATTTGTTCTATGATATTCTTAGCTAATGATGAACTGATTTCCAGGTATCAAAATCACAGCTCAGTCATAAATCTTATCTACACTTACTAAACAAATCTGACAATAAACTGTCATGAAATGAGCAAAAAACTGAGATGGGGGTGTTTGGCTGAAGATATAAGCTGTATCTAACATGTAGTCATCTTTCTAATCGTGTTATTCATACATGATCCAGTCCATCATCTGCTAATACAACCAGGCAGGATCATTGTTCTCACTCATCAACATTACAGCAGGACTATACACAGTAACACTGTGCCTGCATGACTGAGTCCCAGCTGAGTTTCCTTAAGTTACGTTTACGTAATTGAAAGTagtaataatgtaaaaatacaacaccGAAAATGTTACTTAAGTAACAAGAAGTAAGTTGGAAAATGCatttaaactattaaaaatctaaaaaaaatattacaaagcaaaaatttatattttactcTTGTTGTTGGTGTGGGTGGAGCTCAGTTTGACTTATACTGAATAattatgaatgttttcattatggTGATAACCTGCTAATTATTTTCTGCATTAATAAATTTATTGTTCGGTTTGTGAGAATTTTGAAAATGGTGAGAAATGTATCACCAACACtttgacagtgtttgttttgtccagcaGTGAAAAAATCACAACTATTAAAAGTACATTAAAATGGTTAAATAATGCAAAGGAAAAGCAGTTGATGCGAGTTAATCCTCGCAATTGTGAAATTACAACCTTCACAATTTTTACTTGAGAAAAAAGAATGCTATTTGACTAAATTTAGCTGTATTATTCTTTATCTTATTTAGCACAGCTAAGGTTGCGTACGTGCACGTGTCTGTCGGAGGAAACGACGGCGCGGCACGCGCCGAGGGGGCTGGCTGTGGAGACATGAGGGCGTTTCCTCCAGCGTGTCTTACCTTTGCTGTCAGAGCTCACCTGACAAGTTAAAAGTCCAAGACTGTCAGGACGTTTTATGGCTATAAGCCCAGCTGGAAATTAAAACAGAACAGCGCCATGGAGTCTCCAGGGAAGGACTCCCCCGTCAGACCAGGTTTCCACAGACTGGAGGTCCAGAAAACGACGTGGGACATCCCGGAGAGGTACACGGCTCTGCGGGCGATCGGCTCCGGAGCTTACGGGACAGTTTGGTGAGTTTACCTGGTCAGGAGGTACACGCCTTCGGGCATACTGACGTGGACTGGCTGTTGCAAAGAGTAAATCGCTTTGTTTTGTTCGGCCTTTTAGTCTAATAATCCTTTAATATATGCGGTAATCCTGCTACATGAAGTAGAAGTCATAAAATATTGCACATAAAAGGATTTTTGACGATTCATCCCACCCAAGAATAAAACTATGCCTCATAGGAACATTAACATGTTTAATTTCGCCTGATAGACCACACTTAGAGAGTTAAAATTACGTTTATCCAACATACATTGATTAGTATTATGTGACTGTAAACGTGACAGGCCAGTGTTGCTGTTTTGCCAAAGATGCTTGTCTTTGTTGTTCACCACCAGTGTTTGAATACTTGACATCACAAACGATTTTCTATTGACTTTTCTATAGACTGTCCACGTTTATGGAGGCCTTTACTCTGCATTCCGCTCTCAGAATATGTTACATGCACTCCAAGAGGCCTAATTACTCTGACATCTGCTAACAGAGGCACTATTGTCCGCCTGAGGCAAGTCAGCAAGTCAATGCAGGTCCTCCGATAGGACAAGAATCTCTTCCACCaacacagaggagcacagcCCACAGGAATTCAAGATACCCGAAACACAGTTCTGTGTAATGATAAGCCACTGACAGACAAAGATCATAGATTATCACAACTGGTCAGTGTATGACGGAGGGGACGTTGGCCCTGAATAGTCGTTTCTCATGAGcttgtatatttttttgttagGAATAAAGAAATGTTATTAATCTGGTCAAGACGTTCTTTCATCCCATGTACTCACAAAGAAACTCTAAATGCCTAAAGAAATGATTCTCACTGCAGTACTGTAAAGTCTTGACTGGAAGCAAGTAGAAAGGAAATTCATTTATGTGCAATTACAGCAGAGTTGAGGTGATTAGTCGGTTAATTGACTAGTTAATAAATAACCACAATTTTGATGacaatttatttatgtcatttgtCATGAAATTAAGCcaaacattttttgctttatcGCATCtcaaatgttttacatgtgAATCTaatttgaatatctttgggctttggactcTTGGTCACACAAAAGAATCTGAAAGAAGTCATCTTATGCTCTAAGAAATTGTGTTGGGAATTTCGcattatttttcaacattttatacATGTAACAATCCATCAATAAACCAcctcttccctttctttttttattcccgTTTAGTTCTGCCATTGATCAGAAGACGAAGGAGCAGGTGGCCATCAAAAAGCTGTATCGTCCTTTCCAGTCGCTCATCCATGCCAAACGGGCCTACAGGGAGCTCAGGCTGCTCCGCCACATACAGCATGAAAATGTAAGAACTTGACTAAAAGGTGTCCATGGATTTGGAATGATATAACAAATGTCCTGCCGAAAGCACCACTTGTTAAAAGGTCTAGGGTTTATGGTTTAAGGAGCAAATTTATAATAAGGTCCAGTTTgcaatataatattcataattcatgttcatttgtgttttattcactgaaactaagatttgttgtgtttttgttactttagaTTGAGCATTTTATATCTAAAGATGGAGCAGGTCCTCCTCCTATAGTAGTCCAGAAAGGACAACCCAAGCACTGAGGGCCTTTCAAATTCTCTACATTTTTTTGTAGGCACAACACTAGAcgccactaaatcctacacactgggaCTTTAAACTTCTGTTCAAAGTTCCTCAACTCGGTCTCTTCGTTCAAATCtcaagagagagatgagatgacTTTTAGGTAAAGAATACTTTGTTGACCATTCAACAAGAGCCCATAACTTCATCAATTCTTTCTGACAAGCTGGCAGTGTTGTGTATTGACGGCGCCCTCATGGCTCattatttttgctgaaaacTTTGATGAACTACAAACACTTACATAACTGCCTTTGACTGAGTCAAGCTTTGGAAAGCCACAAATCCCCtgacttttaattttattaGCTAATATTGCGATTATTTTGTCATAAGGAGACATGTCAGCAAAATACTTGAGATCCATTTTGTGTTGTCATCTTCTGTTTTTGCATTAAGAGTAAGAACAGCATGTGACCTCTTGAATCTTCATAGATTAGCCACAACAAACATACCACTGGGTGCTAATGTTTTTGCCGTGTTCCTCTTTGAAGGTGATCTGCCTCCTTGACGTCTTCACCCCTGACTCTACGCTGGAAAAATTCCAAACCTTGTAAGTTGGAAGTCAAAAaccacatttttctgtcagttgttGCAGCTTGTTGAGACCTCGTGTGCATGTGGGTGCATGCATGAAATGTTCAGCTAAGGATGTGCGAGAGCAAGCTTGTTATGATTGTTTTGGTTGGCTTGTGCATTTGTATGTCCATTTGTCCCTCACCTATTTGTTCATTATTATGTCTTTTCAtatttcccttctctctctctctctcgctgtttGTCTTCCTCACTCTACTTCTCCTTCTCTCTAGTTATATGGTAATGCCATTCGTAGCCCAGGATTTAGGCCACATCATGAAGAAGCGGAGATTAACTGATCGCATTATCACTTACCTGTTCTACCAGCTTCTGAGAGGACTCAAGGTAACAATTTTTTACTCACTTGATCTTTGTCACGCACCTGGTGTTAATACTAAGATACATTACAGGAAATTAAACATTACATAccttccaggtttgaatcccggtctgggcccttctgtgtggagtttgcatgttctccctgtgcctgcgtgggtgTTCTCTGGGtactcccccttcctccctaggtgtgagtgtgtgcgtgtgtgtggttgtctttctttgtgtgtcaaccctgcgactgactggtggCAGGTTCAGGGcgaaccccgcctctcgcccgtggtCAGGTGGGATAGGGAtacacaaataacaacaaaagcaaaaataattgAAGCCTGTAGATAAAACAGAAGCTCTCACTCTCAGACCCAATTCATTATTTTAGGCTGGGACAGGGTCTCAGACTTCACATCTCGCTACAGACCACCCCGATGTGCACTGGGAGACTTGCACTGCAACATCTGCAAAGAGCCAATATGCAATCCTGATTTCTGCAGAAGTGTGGGATGTTGTTACTTCAGACTGTTCAGTCCTTATAGAAATTAAGCAAATCACATACCATTTCAGTGCAAGTAGGACACCAAACCTAATCTTTGCACTGAacagaaagttttgtttttatgttcactGATATATTTCCTTATAATTTTCCATATCACAATTCTTTTAACACCTGATAGTAAATATTGCATGAGCCCATGATCTAACCTGTTGGGAAGCTAAATCAAAGGCTGAAAGGTCCAAAGATAGTATTAGACGAAATTATTTAAAGCTTCTCTAAATGAAACTGCTATATTAGCACTGTATGTGAAGGACTGAAGTGACTGCTATCATAAGCACCAATATTGTTGCCTGTGGGTTCCCAAATCAAGTGAAAATCATCAAGATGATGATTGTCACAGAATCACTTTTACTGGGCTTGTTTTTCAGTGAGTGTTGGACTCCAACAAGGCTGCCCCTTGTCTCAGATCCTGTTTGTGATATTCATGGGCAGGATCTCAAAGCGCAGCTGGGGTGAGGAGGGTCTGACTTCTCGTAAATGCCCTTTTGTCTCTGAATTAATTTGCAAACCTCTTTAATCCTGAgatcatttcctttttctattTGTGTACCTATGTGTCCTTTAAACGCTCTTTTGTACTGTGAAAGTCAGATTTTGCTCTGAGGGAtggaaaatacagcaaaagcGACCCTCACATCGGCATGCCATTTAGTGAGCCATAAGCATGTTGGTCTGTGTACTCTGCTAAACTTTGTGTATGGACAATATGTCTATGTGTGCTGGTTTATACTGTCTGCTTACATCTACAGTATGTTCTCTTTCTTTACAGTATATTCACTCTGCTGGGATCATTCATCGGGTTAGTATTTCaatctgtttatttaatacACTGCTTACTGTAGCCTTGGTGACTCACTGGTAAGCAGTGTGTATTTACTTGAGTTGTgctcttaaaggaatagtttgacattttgggaaataaacttatttgctttcttgtcctGACAGAAGGTGAATCAACCAATCAGATGGTTGATTCACCTTCTGTCAGGACAAGAAGGTGAGTCAACCAATCAGATGGCTTGAAATGTAGGTCATACAACTTAGATCAGAAGAATTATATCACCATTTAAATAATGAGTCACACTGGTGTGATTTCTTGTCCTAGTATGCTCTGTTACTTCTACAATTTGGGGTCTGCTCATTCACTAATCTAATCTGGATATTGATAGAAGTTTAATACTAAAAGTCTCTGTGTCAGAAGAGTGGGAACGTGCCTCCTAACAACTCCAGATGTGTATTAAAGCTACATGCTGTGTGTCCTAACCTACAAAGGTTAGTCATTGTTAAGCCTGTTAAGGTGGAGAGTGTATGAACCTTGCAACTGTATCAGTGCAGGACATCTAGAGTTATACgtcatgtatttgtttgtacGTCATGTACAAGTGAAACTGAGCGAGTACAAGGGAAAacctaaataaaatgaaagaaccAATATAATGACATAGAAATCTGATATATCATATCTAAAATATCTATATAGCTGTCAGTAAATACCTTCATTTTTTCTACCTGTTAAATACAGATTATGTCATGTGTGGTTGCAGAGGCTTTGGAGCTATTTAAGGGCAGCTTTTGCTGGAACTGGGCTGAGTAACAACAGTTACTCAGTTTTTGTACTTCGTTCTCATTGCAAATGTATTCAATATCCACTATACATATTAGAATTAAGGTAATATTAATTTTGATTATACCATCTACCATCTTCAGGCTTTGCTGTCCTGCTGTTGAGTGGTTTCTTTAGTGTGCAAGTTAAGCTTCAACAGAGCAGGATGTGGAGCAAATGTAGGCCAAAATCAGTTTGGATAATTCATCATGCATTTGAATCAAGTCAGTTTTATCTATATAGCCCAAAATTACAAATCGTATTGCTGCTAGAAGCTTCACAACACCCTCAGATACTTGATTTGAGTGAGGGAGAAACTACCCCCAAAAAC
It includes:
- the zgc:171775 gene encoding STKc_p38 domain-containing protein isoform X3, translated to MESPGKDSPVRPGFHRLEVQKTTWDIPERYTALRAIGSGAYGTVCSAIDQKTKEQVAIKKLYRPFQSLIHAKRAYRELRLLRHIQHENVICLLDVFTPDSTLEKFQTFYMVMPFVAQDLGHIMKKRRLTDRIITYLFYQLLRGLKYIHSAGIIHRDLKPGNLAVNENCELKILDFGLARQTESEMTGYVVTRWYRAPEVIFNWMHYSQTGTNITSLIQIIIFSVLKIQQNTAICYDRDLIFVIKILSLCPFITVDVWSAACILAELITGQVLFQGHDSIDQLKKILRLTGTPDSSLVQRMQSKDL